GTCCCAAGTTAACGAAAGCTGATTTCGTAGAATGCAGGCTGCACCGCGCCTCCGATGCGTGGAAGCGACGCGCGACAAGGGTCGACTGTGGCGAATGTAGTGCGAGTGAGCCGGCAGTAGTCGTCCGTCGCCCGTGCGCAACGCCTCAAGCCGCGCCCGGTGTGAATGCTGATCGAACATTGCCCCCCCATCGGCGTCGTCGAGACCCTTTCAGGCCGTTGATTTCATTGATTTGAGATGACGGGACCCCTATGCTGATCATGGTCGAGACCCCACGCCGAAACACAGCTATTGTTCATCAGGCCCGCTCCCCATGCTTGAGGCTCGGCGCCGGACCATCCGGCGCAACCCTCGATGGAGCTTGTCGCGGGGCGGGCCGCCCGTCACCTCAGAGGGCAAACATAGGGTCTAGAGAGCTTATAGAGGTTCACCAACCTGTGAATGTATTGTTGATCTATATCAACCAGTTTCCGTCGTCTTAGGTGCAGCGTTCCGTCATGGCAATCCAGGAGTTTGCGATGATCAAGAAAATAGCCGTTGCAGCAGCTGCGGTTCTCGTAACAGCGTCACCCTTAGCGTACGCGGCAGAGACGTCTTCCTCTGTCGGAGTGACGCATCCTAGCGTTACCGACCTGAACGCCTTGACGGATGTGCGTGTGGCAACAATCAAGGCTGCCTTGCAGCTAACACCCGACCAGGAAAAGTACTGGCCGGCCGTGGAGGATGCCATACGGGCCAGGGCAAAAAACCGGCAAGCTCGATGGGAACGGGTGGCGGAACTGCGCGATAGCAGCTCGCCGGAAGCTCTGCACGAACGCAATCTGGTTCAGCTGATGCAGCGTCGGGCTGAGTCACTAAGCCAACGTGCTTCAGATCTCAAGAAGCTCGCCGATGCTTGGGAGCCACTCTATAAGACGTTAAGCCAGGAGCAGAAGAAGAGGATGGCTTTCGTGACACTCGTCGCCACACGCGGAATACGAGATAGGATTGAACATCGTATCGATTCCGAAGATGATGACGAGTAAAAGACTAGCCTGTCATATTCATCAGCGGATTGTTGAGAGGCTGGCGTGCGTGGCGTAAGCCGCTGAGGTGGCGTAGGATTCGGTTGCTGACACCCACCCTCCGCGCATGCGGCCGCCGCCACACTCGCCATGACCGACAATACGAGTCTACCGTTCTCATTTCCAGCCGTTTCCCGCAAGAAGATCACAGCCGCGTTTGACGGCGGCAGGTTGACGTCGGATGGTGGCGTCATGCTTCTGGCCATGGCGGACCAGCGCCTCGGCTTGGCCGCGAAGTTGTCCTGCGTATTTCCCGAGCGGCGCGATCCGGGACGCATCGTGCACAGCCTTGGGAATATGATCCGCGCCCGCATCTTCGCCATCGCGTGCGGCTACGAGGATGGCAATGATCTCGATCGGTTACGCGGCGATCCGGCGTTCAAGCTGGCCTGCGGCCGGCTGCCGGACACTGGCCGTGATCTGTGTTCGCAGCCGACGCTATCGCGCTAGGTAACGTGGCGTTCGCCGTCGGCTTTGAGTCATAAGGACGCTCCGAACGGGGATTTCTGGTTCATCGTAGCGAAGATGGAGCAGAGATCCGCGCCGGAAAAGTGCCGGCATCCCAAATCTTGAAAGACATTGGCCAAGCCCGTCGGCAACGCGTGACCGAGGAGAAAATCCGTTATCGTGAAGGAAGGAAAAAATCTTCGAACTGCGAGGGCTTCATCGCCTCGATGTAAACGGCTAACCTAAGGAGTTTCTCAAAGTAGGCAAGCCTCGCTTCGATGCGGCTAACGCAATTGGCCGCGTCATTGCGCTCCAACCCGTACCGCCCTGTCTTGGGAAAGGCCGTATCCAAGCTTCAATCTCTCGCGTGGGGCTCGATTGGCAGCACGAGCTAACGGGCCTTGGTCAGTACTTTCTGGTCCGACCAGTCGCCTTGCCCAACAAAATGCAATAACGACTGGTGTTGCGCTACTGTTCTCTCAGGACCGGTGATCGCCGACGGCGGTCCCGTCGCAGGATTGGTTGGAATTGAGGGTAGCGTACGGGCCGAAATGCTCGCCATTGAGCGCAACCATCCACTGACCTTTGTGGAGCGTGACGAAGTATTGAAAACGAGCCATCAATCTTCCTCCGGCATCGCCACTATGATCGATA
This region of Bradyrhizobium sp. CCGUVB1N3 genomic DNA includes:
- a CDS encoding Spy/CpxP family protein refolding chaperone, whose translation is MIKKIAVAAAAVLVTASPLAYAAETSSSVGVTHPSVTDLNALTDVRVATIKAALQLTPDQEKYWPAVEDAIRARAKNRQARWERVAELRDSSSPEALHERNLVQLMQRRAESLSQRASDLKKLADAWEPLYKTLSQEQKKRMAFVTLVATRGIRDRIEHRIDSEDDDE